Below is a window of Labilibaculum sp. DW002 DNA.
TTCTGTTCATTCAGCGACGCCGTTCAGGATCATCCGGATTTGATTCAGGAGTATATGGGAACGGTTGTTCCTTATCGCGACAATTTCTTTGCGGCTCTAAACTCTGCAGTATTTTCGGATGGCTCTTTTGTTTATATTCCTAAAGGCGTTCGTTGCCCAATGGAACTATCAACCTATTTCCGAATTAATGCGGAGAATACAGGTCAGTTTGAACGTACTTTGATCATCTGTGAAGACGAATCATATGTAAGTTACCTTGAAGGTTGTACGGCACCAATGCGTGATGAGAATCAATTGCACGCCGCAATTGTTGAGATCATCGTTAAGGATAATGCTGAAGTGAAGTATTCAACGGTTCAGAACTGGTATCCAGGAAACAAAGATGGCCTTGGAGGTATTTACAATTTTGTAACCAAGCGTGGAATTTGTGAAGGCGTTAATGCTAAGTTAATGTGGGCTCAGGTTGAAACAGGATCTGCAGTAACTTGGAAATACCCATCTACAATATTAAAAGGTGATGGTTCATCAAGTGAGTTCTACTCAGTAGCTGTAACCAATAATCATCAGCAAGCCGATACGGGAACGAAGATGATTCACATCGGTAATAACACAAAGTCAACGATTATTTCGAAAGGTATTTCTGCAGGGAAATCGAACAACTCTTACCGAGGATTGGTAAAAGTGGTTAAGAATTGCGAAGGCGCCCGAAATTTCTCACAATGTGATTCGCTTCTATTGGGCGATAAGTGTGGTGCACATACTTATCCTTATTTGGAAGTTCATAATAAATCGGCTAAAGTCGAGCACGAGGCAACCACCTCGAAAATTGGTGAAGATCAGATCTTTTATTGTAACCAGCGAGGTATCTCAACCGAGGATGCTATTGGCTTAATTGTTAATGGTTACGCTAAAGAGGTGATTAATAAAATGCCTATGGAGTTTGCTGTTGAAGCACAAAAACTATTGGCAATTAGCCTCGAAGGCTCTGTCGGATAATCAATATATAAAGTAAGTAGAACCCAACGCATAACTGCGACAAAATAGAAGTGACATGTTAAGCATTAAAAATTTACACGTTTCCATTGATGGAAAGAAATCCTAAAAGGGATTAA
It encodes the following:
- the sufB gene encoding Fe-S cluster assembly protein SufB; its protein translation is MAKEEQDKILNEVTQSDYKYGFSSDIDTDSIAKGLSEDVIRLISSKKNEPEFMLEFRLKAYRHWLTMKMPEWAHLDIPPIDYQDIIYYAAPVQKAKLESMDDVDPEIRATFDKLGIPLDEQKLLSNVAVDVVMDSSSVKTTFKEALAEKGIIFCSFSDAVQDHPDLIQEYMGTVVPYRDNFFAALNSAVFSDGSFVYIPKGVRCPMELSTYFRINAENTGQFERTLIICEDESYVSYLEGCTAPMRDENQLHAAIVEIIVKDNAEVKYSTVQNWYPGNKDGLGGIYNFVTKRGICEGVNAKLMWAQVETGSAVTWKYPSTILKGDGSSSEFYSVAVTNNHQQADTGTKMIHIGNNTKSTIISKGISAGKSNNSYRGLVKVVKNCEGARNFSQCDSLLLGDKCGAHTYPYLEVHNKSAKVEHEATTSKIGEDQIFYCNQRGISTEDAIGLIVNGYAKEVINKMPMEFAVEAQKLLAISLEGSVG